The proteins below are encoded in one region of Lonchura striata isolate bLonStr1 chromosome 1, bLonStr1.mat, whole genome shotgun sequence:
- the ENY2 gene encoding transcription and mRNA export factor ENY2: MNKDAQMRATINQKLIETGERERLKELLRAKLIECGWKDQLKAHCKDVIKEKGLEHVTVDDLVAEITPKGRALVPDSVKKELLQRIRTFLAQHASL; this comes from the exons ATGAATAAAGATGCGCAGATGAGAGCAACCATTAACCAAAAGCTAATAGAAACAGGAGAGCGAGAACG CCTTAAAGAGTTGCTGAGAGCCAAATTAATTGAATGTGGCTGGAAGGATCAGTTGAAGGCACATTGCAAAG ATGTCATTAAAGAAAAAGGACTAGAGCATGTTACTGTTGATGATTTGGTGGCAGAAATCACTCCCAAAGGCAGAG CTTTGGTACCAGATAGTGTAAAGAAGGAGCTCTTGCAAAGAATAAGAACCTTCCTTGCTCAGCATGCCAGTCTTTAA